AAAGGCCTACAGGTCTCCGACGATGAGTTTCAAGCGCTCAATATCAAACCCGGTAAGTTTCATGGCGATTGGAACTATACGCTTCTTCCTCGCTCTTAATCGGTAACTTAATTCTTGCCCATGCCTAACGAGCCGTCTGCCTGGTTGTCTCGCTGCTTGATTTCCGGTAGGCAGGTTGCACAATCTTTACGGAATCGAGGTCGAAGACAGACATGAGCGATACGCGTGACGTAGCGAAGGCTTATAAAGAATGGGACGAGAAAGTCGTGCAAAAGGCGCTTCCCCGTTCTCCCGAACGTAAGAAGCACTTTGAGACCACCTCGGGCATTGAGATCAAACGGGTCTATACTTCTGAGGATGCTGCTGCCTTAGATTACCTCAAGGCGCTCGACTTTCCTGGCCAATATCCCTTCACTCGTGGTGTGCAGCCAACGATGTATCGTGGCCGCTTTTGGACGATGCGCCAGTATGCTGGCTTTGGGACAGCAGAAGAGTCGAATAAACGCTATCGCTATCTCCTTGAGCAAGGACAGACAGGGTTATCGGTTGCCTTTGACCTGCCCACGCAGATGGGACGTGACTCGGATCACATTCTTGCTGCAGGTGAAGTTGGACGGGCTGGGGTCGCGATTGACTCACTGGCAGACATGGAAACCTTGCTCAACGGTATCCCGCTCGACAAAGTCAGCACCTCGATGACGATCAATGCCACGGCTTCGATTTTGCTTGCCCTGTATTTGGCAGTTGCTGAGAAACAAGGAGTGACATGGGATAAGGTCAACGGCACGATTCAGAATGATCTCTTGAAAGAGTATATGGCGCGGGGAACCTATATCTACCCGCCAACTCCGTCACTGAGAATTATCACTGATATCTTTGCCTTCTGTGCTGACCAGGTACCGAATTGGAATACCATTTCCATCTCCGGCTATCACATTCGTGAGGCTGGCTCGACTGCCGCGCAAGAGATCGCGTTTACTTTGGCCGACGGCATTGCGTACGTCGAAGCGGCGGTGAAGGCTGGGCTTGATGTCGACAAATTTGCTTCGCGCTTGTCGTTCTTCTTCAATGTCCACAATAATTTCTTCGAAGAAATCGCGAAGTTTCGGGCCGCACGCCGCTTGTGGGCGAAGATAATGAAGGAACGCTTCAAAGCCAAGGACCCACGCTCGTGGATGCTACGGACCCACGCGCAAACCGCAGGGTCGACGTTGACGGCCCAGCAGCCCGATAACAACATCATGCGGGTGACCTTACAAGCTTTGGCTGCGGTGTTGGGCGGAACTAACTCGCTGCATACCAATTCTAAAGATGAAGCCTTGGCATTGCCGACGGAAGATGCGGTGCGGATTGCGTTGCGTACACAACAAGTGATTGCCTATGAGTCAGGTGCAGCCGATACGATTGATCCAATGGCTGGTTCGTATTTTGTTGAGTCACTGACCGACCAGCTTGAAGCCAAGGCGGTTGAATACATCGAGCGAATCGACAAACTCGGTGGTGCGGTCAAAGGCATCGAGGCTGGATATCAGCAGCGAGAGATCCACGAAGCTGCGTTCCGTTATCAACAAGCGGTAGAAAGTAAAGAACAAGTTATTGTCGGCGTTAATGACTTTACGGTTGAAGAGGACAACCAGGGCGAGCTGCTGAAAGTGGACCAAGCCTTGGAAGAACAACAAAAGAAAAAACTGGCAGCAGTGCGCGCCGAGCGCAATCAAGCTGCTGCGAAAGCTGCTATTGAGAAGGTCGAAGCGACGGCACGTGATGGTGGGAACTTAATGCCAGTGATCATTGATGCCGTACGGGTCTACGCGACGCTTGGCGAAATTTCTGATGCCATGCGTAACGTATTCGGTGAGTATCGTGCGCCGTCGTTCCTGTAGAAATTGATTTCCTGTCCGATATGAATAGGGGGCTAGCCTGCTAGCCCCCTATTTTTTTGTTACGATAAGAAAAACTGCTGTGGTGCACGAAAGAAGGGGGTCTTGTGACCGATACCGTGGAGTTCAATCCGCTTGATCCAGAGTTTCGCGTTAACCCGTATCCTTTTTACCAGCGGCTGCGGACGAAAGACCCAGTGCATTGGAGCGATATTGCTGGACGTTGGGTGTTGAGTCGCCATGCTGATTGTGTCGCCGTACTACGAGACCCTGCGCGCTTTAGTGCTGATCCGTATAAATGGGACGGATTTCTGGAGTTCCTGCAGGCACAAGGAGGCGAGGATAGCCCCTTGCTGCGCATGCAAACGAACTGGATGTTGATGAAAGACCCGCCGGATCATACACGGTTACGTACGATCGTGGCCAAGGCATTCACGCCTCGCGTAGCCGAGGGGATGCGTCCACGTATTCAAGCGATCGTCGAGGGACTCTTAGATAACGTACAAATTACCGGGACGATGGATTTGATTGCAGACTTTGCGTATCCACTACCGACGATGGTGATCTGTGAGATGATGGGTGTCCCGGTTGAGGATCAAGAACAGTTCAAAGTGTGGACCCGAGATCTTGCCCGCAGTCTTGATCCGATTGTCACTCCCGAGATTATTGAAGCGGCAAACCAGGCAACCGTCTCTTTCTATGCTTATTTTCGTGGGTTGATTGCCAAACGTCGA
This portion of the Deltaproteobacteria bacterium genome encodes:
- a CDS encoding cytochrome P450; the protein is MTDTVEFNPLDPEFRVNPYPFYQRLRTKDPVHWSDIAGRWVLSRHADCVAVLRDPARFSADPYKWDGFLEFLQAQGGEDSPLLRMQTNWMLMKDPPDHTRLRTIVAKAFTPRVAEGMRPRIQAIVEGLLDNVQITGTMDLIADFAYPLPTMVICEMMGVPVEDQEQFKVWTRDLARSLDPIVTPEIIEAANQATVSFYAYFRGLIAKRRQNLQNDLLSGLGMGKN
- a CDS encoding methylmalonyl-CoA mutase, translating into MSDTRDVAKAYKEWDEKVVQKALPRSPERKKHFETTSGIEIKRVYTSEDAAALDYLKALDFPGQYPFTRGVQPTMYRGRFWTMRQYAGFGTAEESNKRYRYLLEQGQTGLSVAFDLPTQMGRDSDHILAAGEVGRAGVAIDSLADMETLLNGIPLDKVSTSMTINATASILLALYLAVAEKQGVTWDKVNGTIQNDLLKEYMARGTYIYPPTPSLRIITDIFAFCADQVPNWNTISISGYHIREAGSTAAQEIAFTLADGIAYVEAAVKAGLDVDKFASRLSFFFNVHNNFFEEIAKFRAARRLWAKIMKERFKAKDPRSWMLRTHAQTAGSTLTAQQPDNNIMRVTLQALAAVLGGTNSLHTNSKDEALALPTEDAVRIALRTQQVIAYESGAADTIDPMAGSYFVESLTDQLEAKAVEYIERIDKLGGAVKGIEAGYQQREIHEAAFRYQQAVESKEQVIVGVNDFTVEEDNQGELLKVDQALEEQQKKKLAAVRAERNQAAAKAAIEKVEATARDGGNLMPVIIDAVRVYATLGEISDAMRNVFGEYRAPSFL